A window of Solea solea chromosome 18, fSolSol10.1, whole genome shotgun sequence contains these coding sequences:
- the bsdc1 gene encoding BSD domain-containing protein 1 isoform X1 — protein MLCSSCNSAITTIEPESWWGGWLQQSYQAVKDKSTEALEFIKRDLTEFSTVVQHDTACSIVATATAVKNKLAAEGSSEATEKVKKSLSSFLGVITDTLAPPPDKTIDCDVITLVATAAGTTELYDSSKARLYSLQADPATYCNEPDGPLEQFDNWLSIFSLEDKKGEISELLVNSPSIRALYTKMVPAAVAHSEFWQRYFYKVFQLDQEEARRLALKQRAEQPTYTETLGWEEEEEDDFLGTTSSSQFNFTPPLDNTSTQFLTTSTTPTAPALLSPVLSPSEERDATLSVSSDSVSLPTQVEVRPEPSTAELADKLTEAHLEDVDVETTQEEQKPEKSDLPPEAEVQAVTQPEVPVDGPSVRKAASKPEATKEDGPQDLRVFELNSDSGKSTPSNNGKKGSSTDVSEDWEKDFDLDMTEEEVQMALSKIENSGELDEDWENWE, from the exons ATGCTGTGCAGCAGCTGTAATTCCGCAATAACAACCATTGAGCc AGAAAGCTGGTGGGGAGGCTGGCTTCAACAGAGCTACCAGGCCGTCAAAGACAAG TCAACTGAGGCCTTAGAGTTTATAAAGCGTGACCTGACTGAGTTCTCCACTGTGGTGCAACATGACACAGCCTGCTCCATTGTGGCTACAGCCACGGCTGTCAAAAACAAACTGGCC gcgGAAGGCTCCTCAGAGGCCACAGAAAAGGTCAAGAAGAGCCTCTCTAGTTTCTTGGGAGTCATAACAGACACACTCGCACCACCCCCTGATAAAACCATtgactgtgatgtcatcacattggtggcaacagcagcaggaacCACGGAGCTTTACGACAGTTCCAAG GCGCGTCTCTACAGTTTGCAAGCTGATCCTGCTACATACTGCAATGAGCCTGATG GGCCACTTGAGCAGTTTGACAACTGGCTCTCCATCTTCAGTTTGGAAGATAAGAAAGGAGAAATCTCTGAGCTTCTGGTCAACAGTCCCTCTATACGAGCCCTTTACACCAAAATG GTGCCAGCGGCTGTAGCCCATTCAGAGTTTTGGCAGAGGTATTTCTACAAAGTTTTCCAGTTGGACCAG GAGGAGGCGAGGAGATTAGCACTGAAGCAGAGAGCAGAACAGCCTACCTACACAGAAACCCTTGgctgggaggaggaagaggaag ATGACTTCCTTGGTACCACGTCGTCATCTCAGTTCAACTTCACCCCTCCACTGGACAACACCTCGACACAGTTCCTCACGACTTCGACAACTCCCACAGCACCGGCCCTGCTGAGTCCCGTCCTGTCTCCGAGTGAAGAGCGCGACGCCACGCTCTCGGTGAGCAGCGACAGCGTGAGCCTGCCCACGCAGGTGGAAGTGCGGCCGGAGCCCAGTACCGCGGAGCTGGCCGACAAACTGACAGAAGCTCATTTGGAAGATGTAGATGTAGAAACGACGCAGGAAGAGCAGAAGCCTGAAAAGAGTGACTTACCTCCTGAGGCTGAAGTGCAGGCTGTAACCCAGCCGGAGGTTCCTGTCGACGGGCCGTCAGTGAGGAAGGCCGCTTCCAAACCAGAGGCGACGAAAGAAGACGGGCCACAGGACCTCAGAGTGTTTGAGCTCAACTCTGACAGCGGCAAGTCTACGCCATCTAACAATGGCAAGAAAG GGTCGAGCACTGACGTGAGCGAAGACTGGGAGAAAGACTTTGACCTGGACATGACGGAGGAGGAAGTCCAAATGGCGCTTTCTAAAATAGAAAACTCCGGAGAG CTGGATGAAGACTGGGAGAACTGGGAATGA
- the bsdc1 gene encoding BSD domain-containing protein 1 isoform X2, giving the protein MAEGESWWGGWLQQSYQAVKDKSTEALEFIKRDLTEFSTVVQHDTACSIVATATAVKNKLAAEGSSEATEKVKKSLSSFLGVITDTLAPPPDKTIDCDVITLVATAAGTTELYDSSKARLYSLQADPATYCNEPDGPLEQFDNWLSIFSLEDKKGEISELLVNSPSIRALYTKMVPAAVAHSEFWQRYFYKVFQLDQEEARRLALKQRAEQPTYTETLGWEEEEEDDFLGTTSSSQFNFTPPLDNTSTQFLTTSTTPTAPALLSPVLSPSEERDATLSVSSDSVSLPTQVEVRPEPSTAELADKLTEAHLEDVDVETTQEEQKPEKSDLPPEAEVQAVTQPEVPVDGPSVRKAASKPEATKEDGPQDLRVFELNSDSGKSTPSNNGKKGSSTDVSEDWEKDFDLDMTEEEVQMALSKIENSGELDEDWENWE; this is encoded by the exons ATGGCTGAAGG AGAAAGCTGGTGGGGAGGCTGGCTTCAACAGAGCTACCAGGCCGTCAAAGACAAG TCAACTGAGGCCTTAGAGTTTATAAAGCGTGACCTGACTGAGTTCTCCACTGTGGTGCAACATGACACAGCCTGCTCCATTGTGGCTACAGCCACGGCTGTCAAAAACAAACTGGCC gcgGAAGGCTCCTCAGAGGCCACAGAAAAGGTCAAGAAGAGCCTCTCTAGTTTCTTGGGAGTCATAACAGACACACTCGCACCACCCCCTGATAAAACCATtgactgtgatgtcatcacattggtggcaacagcagcaggaacCACGGAGCTTTACGACAGTTCCAAG GCGCGTCTCTACAGTTTGCAAGCTGATCCTGCTACATACTGCAATGAGCCTGATG GGCCACTTGAGCAGTTTGACAACTGGCTCTCCATCTTCAGTTTGGAAGATAAGAAAGGAGAAATCTCTGAGCTTCTGGTCAACAGTCCCTCTATACGAGCCCTTTACACCAAAATG GTGCCAGCGGCTGTAGCCCATTCAGAGTTTTGGCAGAGGTATTTCTACAAAGTTTTCCAGTTGGACCAG GAGGAGGCGAGGAGATTAGCACTGAAGCAGAGAGCAGAACAGCCTACCTACACAGAAACCCTTGgctgggaggaggaagaggaag ATGACTTCCTTGGTACCACGTCGTCATCTCAGTTCAACTTCACCCCTCCACTGGACAACACCTCGACACAGTTCCTCACGACTTCGACAACTCCCACAGCACCGGCCCTGCTGAGTCCCGTCCTGTCTCCGAGTGAAGAGCGCGACGCCACGCTCTCGGTGAGCAGCGACAGCGTGAGCCTGCCCACGCAGGTGGAAGTGCGGCCGGAGCCCAGTACCGCGGAGCTGGCCGACAAACTGACAGAAGCTCATTTGGAAGATGTAGATGTAGAAACGACGCAGGAAGAGCAGAAGCCTGAAAAGAGTGACTTACCTCCTGAGGCTGAAGTGCAGGCTGTAACCCAGCCGGAGGTTCCTGTCGACGGGCCGTCAGTGAGGAAGGCCGCTTCCAAACCAGAGGCGACGAAAGAAGACGGGCCACAGGACCTCAGAGTGTTTGAGCTCAACTCTGACAGCGGCAAGTCTACGCCATCTAACAATGGCAAGAAAG GGTCGAGCACTGACGTGAGCGAAGACTGGGAGAAAGACTTTGACCTGGACATGACGGAGGAGGAAGTCCAAATGGCGCTTTCTAAAATAGAAAACTCCGGAGAG CTGGATGAAGACTGGGAGAACTGGGAATGA